One window of Trifolium pratense cultivar HEN17-A07 linkage group LG5, ARS_RC_1.1, whole genome shotgun sequence genomic DNA carries:
- the LOC123883951 gene encoding uncharacterized protein LOC123883951, giving the protein MKMCEKKKIVSICVMIMLVMAHADNSPPPPSQPSSPTGRIACLAKCAFKCKRFKTRIPLYAGCVAACTLLKCHKVLSKVTYDCATNCSMSKTFNINTDAGGVNDIVNSCLKSCKNK; this is encoded by the exons ATGAAAATGTGTGAGAAGAAAAAGATTGTTTCAATATGTGTGATGATAATGTTAGTTATGGCACACGCTGATAATTCTCCTCCACCTCCATCACAACCTAGTTCACCAACTGGTCGAATCGCTTGTCTTGCCAAATGTGCTTTTAAATGTAAACGCTTCAAAACAAGAATTCCATTATATGCAGGTTGTGTTGCTGCATGTACATTATTGAAATGTCATAAAGTATTGTCAAAAGTTACTTATGATTGTGCAACTAATTGTTCGATGTCCAAGACCTTTAACATCAACACTG ATGCCGGTGGTGTTAATGATATCGTGAATTCATGCTTGAAATCttgcaaaaacaaataa